One region of Quercus lobata isolate SW786 chromosome 2, ValleyOak3.0 Primary Assembly, whole genome shotgun sequence genomic DNA includes:
- the LOC115964449 gene encoding premnaspirodiene oxygenase-like, whose amino-acid sequence MSIMFQLPSFTSIFTCFFFLLALVAYWKRNKARSAILKSPPGPWKLPLIGNLHQLITSGSLPHSSLRDLAKKHGPVMQLQLGEVSAVIISSPEAARQVLKTHELCFAQRPDFYVSEFLSYDYSGILASPYGDCWRQMRKICVLELLTAQRVHSFRSVREEEVWNLIETLSSSNGLPVNLSKNLFAMTNTVISRVAFGEKCKGQDEFISLVKEIMVLSSGFNVPDLYPSLKFVASINGMKTTLKRLYQKRDNILQDIIDDHKMNMITASTANDSSCKEDLVDVLLKLQKSSDLKIEITTKHIKAVTSEIYLAGGETAATTLEWAMSELLRNPKVIEKAQAEVRKVLEGKRKIEYTDIQKLDYVKLVVKETLRLHPPATLIPRGCRERCEINGYDIPTKTKVIVNVWALGRDPDYWVNADCFQPERFHGSSVDFKGNDFEFLPFGAGRRMCPGITFGIAIIELALAQLLYHFDWKLPNEVKPEELDMTENFGSTCRRKNDLYLNVTPRIPFLMETCSQ is encoded by the exons ATGTCCATAATGTTCCAGCTACCGTCTTTTACTTCAATCTTTACCTGTTTCTTCTTCCTTCTGGCACTGGTGGCATATTGGAAGAGAAATAAAGCCCGAAGTGCCATCCTGAAGTCACCACCAGGGCCGTGGAAGCTTCCTCTTATAGGGAACTTGCATCAATTAATTACCTCAGGATCATTACCTCATTCTTCCTTGAGAGATTTAGCAAAGAAGCATGGACCTGTTATGCAGCTACAGTTGGGTGAGGTATCGGCTGTGATCATTTCATCACCAGAAGCAGCTAGACAGGTATTGAAAACACATGAACTTTGTTTTGCGCAAAGGCCTGACTTTTATGTGAGTGAATTTCTCTCATATGATTATTCAGGCATTCTTGCCTCTCCCTATGGCGATTGCTGGAGACAAATGAGAAAAATTTGTGTATTGGAACTTCTAACTGCTCAGCGAGTTCACTCATTTAGATCAGTAAGAGAAGAAGAGGTATGGAATCTTATTGAAACTCTTTCTTCGTCCAACGGGCTTCCCGTCAATCTCAGCAAGAATTTATTCGCCATGACAAATACTGTAATTTCTAGAGTAGCATTTGGAGAAAAGTGCAAAGGTCAAGATGAGTTCATATCTCTGGTTAAGGAGATAATGGTGCTTAGTTCAGGTTTTAATGTGCCAGATTTGTACCCTTCACTTAAATTTGTTGCTTCAATCAATGGGATGAAGACTACCTTGAAGAGACTATACCAAAAGAGGGACAACATTCTTCAGGATATCATTGATGATCATAAGATGAACATGATAACCGCTAGCACCGCCAATGACTCCTCATGCAAGGAAGATCTTGTTGATGTTCTCCTAAAACTTCAGAAGTCGAGTGACCTCAAAATTGAGATCACAACCAAGCACATCAAAGCTGTCACTTCG gaaaTCTACCTTGCAGGGGGTGAGACTGCAGCAACAACCTTAGAATGGGCAATGTCAGAGTTGCTTAGAAATCCAAAGGTAATTGAGAAGGCACAAGCTGAAGTGCGCAAGGTCCTAGAAGGAAAGAGGAAAATTGAATATACAGACATTCAGAAGTTAGATTATGTGAAATTAGTTGTTAAAGAAACTTTACGATTACATCCTCCTGCAACCTTAATCCCAAGGGGATGTAGGGAGAGATGTGAAATCAATGGATATGACATACCTACTAAAACCAAAGTTATTGTCAATGTGTGGGCTTTAGGGAGAGATCCAGATTATTGGGTTAATGCCGATTGCTTTCAGCCAGAGAGGTTCCATGGTTCTTCTGTTGATTTTAAAGGGAATGACTTTGAATTCCTTCCATTTGGGGCTGGAAGAAGGATGTGTCCAGGCATAACATTTGGTATTGCAATTATTGAACTTGCACTTGCTCAATTGCTATATCACTTTGACTGGAAACTACCAAATGAAGTCAAACCAGAAGAACTTGACATGACTGAGAATTTTGGATCAACCTGTAGGAGAAAGAATGATTTGTATTTAAATGTTACTCCTCGTATTCCCTTTCTTATGGAGACATGTAGTCAATAG